A genomic window from Nocardioides sp. BP30 includes:
- the def gene encoding peptide deformylase: MNDSAAAADERVHAPYGPLPAGGTVRPMTRWGTPVMHRPAQQVAVFDDALRALAADMVATMYAADGVGLAGCQIGEDLAIFVFDCPDASGDRTVGVVCNPVLTLPEGRDRVLDEDQEGCLSFPGAFVDCARPDFAAVDGLGLDGEPVHFEGDGLLARCLQHETDHTLGTVFGDRIGDKARKRLQKQHDKAAKDFPPDWPA; the protein is encoded by the coding sequence GTGAACGACTCCGCCGCAGCCGCCGACGAACGGGTGCACGCGCCGTACGGCCCGCTCCCCGCCGGCGGCACCGTCCGCCCTATGACCCGGTGGGGTACGCCGGTCATGCACCGCCCCGCGCAGCAGGTGGCGGTCTTCGATGACGCGCTGCGCGCCCTGGCCGCCGACATGGTCGCGACGATGTACGCCGCCGACGGGGTGGGTCTGGCCGGGTGCCAGATCGGCGAGGACCTCGCGATCTTCGTCTTCGACTGCCCCGACGCCTCGGGCGATCGGACCGTCGGCGTCGTCTGCAACCCCGTGCTCACGCTTCCCGAGGGCCGCGACCGGGTGCTCGACGAGGACCAGGAGGGCTGCCTGTCCTTCCCCGGCGCGTTCGTCGACTGCGCCCGGCCCGACTTCGCCGCCGTTGACGGTCTCGGGCTGGACGGCGAGCCGGTCCACTTCGAGGGCGACGGCCTGCTCGCGCGCTGCCTGCAGCACGAGACCGACCACACTCTCGGCACGGTCTTCGGGGACCGGATCGGGGACAAGGCGCGCAAGCGGCTGCAGAAGCAGCACGACAAGGCGGCCAAGGACTTCCCGCCCGACTGGCCCGCCTGA
- a CDS encoding glycosyltransferase family 2 protein codes for MTEPGARPTVCIMIPAYNEEESLPVLMPRLTALADSLTGYDFTFFFVDDGSSDNTLEEIARFAEHEPRAAYLSLSRNFGKEIAMAAGIDHVDADAMVIIDADLQDPPELIGQMLEAWHEGYDDVYARRAARRGETWFKKTTSRIFYRMLQRTTRVPIQRDTGDFRLLSRRALEALRRFRESERYTKGMFSLVGFRKKEILFDRDPRAAGTTKWRISNLVDLAIEGVTSFTTAPLRISTYVGMVVSLFAFIYLLIILVRTIFGISHLSGYPSLMAVILFLGGVQLLSLGVIGEYVGRTFLESKQRPLYFVSLFHASNDAVNLGVRNRPQERRQAR; via the coding sequence ATGACCGAGCCCGGCGCTCGCCCGACCGTGTGCATCATGATCCCGGCCTACAACGAGGAGGAGTCACTACCCGTCCTGATGCCGCGGCTGACAGCGCTGGCGGACTCCCTGACCGGTTACGACTTCACGTTCTTCTTCGTCGACGACGGCAGCAGCGACAACACCCTGGAGGAGATCGCGCGCTTCGCCGAGCACGAGCCGCGCGCTGCGTACCTGAGCCTGTCGCGCAACTTCGGCAAGGAGATCGCGATGGCGGCCGGCATCGACCACGTCGACGCCGACGCGATGGTGATCATCGATGCCGACCTGCAGGACCCACCCGAGCTGATCGGTCAGATGCTCGAGGCCTGGCACGAGGGGTACGACGACGTCTACGCGCGCCGCGCCGCCCGCCGGGGCGAGACCTGGTTCAAGAAGACCACGTCGCGGATCTTCTACCGGATGCTCCAGCGCACCACCCGCGTGCCGATCCAGCGTGACACCGGTGACTTCCGGTTGCTGTCCCGGCGCGCGCTGGAGGCGCTGCGGCGCTTCCGCGAGTCCGAGCGCTACACCAAGGGGATGTTCAGCCTGGTGGGCTTCCGGAAGAAGGAGATCCTCTTCGACCGGGATCCGCGGGCGGCCGGCACCACCAAGTGGCGGATCAGCAACCTCGTCGATCTCGCCATCGAGGGCGTGACCTCCTTCACCACCGCCCCGCTGCGGATCTCGACGTACGTCGGCATGGTGGTCTCGCTGTTCGCCTTCATCTACCTGCTCATCATCCTGGTACGCACCATCTTCGGCATCTCCCACCTCAGCGGCTATCCCTCACTGATGGCGGTGATCCTCTTCCTCGGCGGCGTGCAGCTGCTGTCCCTGGGCGTGATCGGCGAGTACGTCGGCCGGACGTTCCTGGAGTCCAAGCAGCGCCCGCTCTACTTCGTCTCGCTCTTCCACGCCAGCAACGACGCCGTGAACCTCGGCGTCAGGAACCGGCCGCAGGAGCGGCGCCAGGCGCGGTGA
- a CDS encoding acyl-CoA dehydrogenase family protein yields MAINLEDPKKFRPLRDQVHQVAMNMLRPISRKYDKAEHAYPKELDMLAAMADGLAESGAGEGAGAAGVRREEAADDGRVKNGSNLASVMTIAEMCWGDVGLLLSMPRQGLGNSAIASVANDEQAERFKGVWASMAITEPSFGSDSAQVATTAVRDGDHYVLNGEKIFVTSGERSDAVVVWATLDKSLGRAAIKSFVVPKGTPGMKVERLEHKLGIKASDTATITFTDCRVPAENLLGNPEVSTSEGFAGAMATFDNTRPLVAAMAVGCARASLDLTRELLGSAGIVVDYDRPAQLQSAAAAKFLQMEADWEGAYLLTLQAAWMADNRRPNSLEASMAKAKAGRVGSDITLSCVELCSSVGYAETELLEKWSRDSKILDIFEGTQQIQQLIVARRVLGLSSAELK; encoded by the coding sequence ATGGCGATCAACCTGGAGGACCCGAAGAAGTTCCGTCCGCTGCGCGACCAGGTGCATCAGGTCGCGATGAACATGCTGCGGCCGATCAGCCGCAAGTACGACAAGGCCGAGCACGCCTATCCCAAGGAGCTCGACATGCTGGCGGCGATGGCCGACGGCCTGGCGGAGTCGGGTGCCGGCGAGGGTGCCGGCGCCGCCGGCGTACGGCGCGAGGAGGCGGCCGACGACGGCCGCGTGAAGAACGGCTCCAACCTCGCCTCGGTGATGACGATCGCCGAGATGTGCTGGGGAGACGTCGGCCTGCTGCTCTCGATGCCGCGACAGGGGCTCGGGAACTCGGCCATCGCCTCGGTCGCCAATGACGAGCAGGCCGAGCGCTTCAAGGGCGTGTGGGCCTCGATGGCGATCACCGAGCCGTCGTTCGGGTCCGACTCGGCGCAGGTCGCGACCACGGCCGTCAGGGACGGCGACCATTACGTGCTCAACGGCGAGAAGATCTTCGTCACCTCCGGGGAGCGGTCCGACGCCGTGGTGGTGTGGGCCACGCTCGACAAGTCCTTGGGCCGCGCCGCGATCAAGTCCTTCGTGGTGCCCAAGGGCACCCCCGGCATGAAGGTCGAGCGGCTCGAGCACAAGCTCGGGATCAAGGCCTCCGACACCGCCACGATCACCTTCACCGACTGCCGGGTGCCCGCCGAGAACCTGCTCGGCAATCCCGAGGTCAGCACCAGCGAGGGCTTCGCCGGCGCGATGGCGACCTTCGACAACACCAGACCGCTGGTGGCGGCGATGGCTGTCGGCTGCGCCCGCGCCTCCCTGGACCTGACCCGTGAGCTGCTGGGCTCGGCGGGCATCGTGGTCGACTACGACCGCCCGGCGCAGCTCCAGTCCGCCGCCGCGGCGAAGTTCCTGCAGATGGAGGCCGACTGGGAGGGTGCCTACCTGTTGACGCTCCAGGCGGCGTGGATGGCGGACAACCGCAGGCCGAACTCGTTGGAGGCCTCCATGGCGAAGGCGAAGGCCGGCCGGGTCGGTTCGGACATCACGCTGTCCTGCGTCGAGCTGTGCTCGTCGGTGGGATATGCGGAGACCGAGCTGCTGGAGAAGTGGTCGCGCGACTCCAAGATCCTCGACATCTTCGAGGGCACTCAGCAGATCCAGCAGCTGATCGTCGCGCGCCGGGTGCTCGGGCTGAGCAGCGCCGAGCTGAAGTAG
- the cobA gene encoding uroporphyrinogen-III C-methyltransferase, whose protein sequence is MDENTPAPAATDPAASEPADPAVADLLTPYPVGLLLHGRRVVVVGGGHVAQRRVPTLIAAGADVVLVSPEVTPAIEGLGPEITWVRRRFAEGDLDNAWYALAATDSAEVNEAVARAAEERRIFCVRSDDASRATAWTPAVGRHDGVTVAVLSNREPRRSAALRDAVVEGMREGRIAARTAAHHTPGVTLVGGGPGDPELITVAGRKALMEADVVVADRLAPRELLAELPADVELIDVAKLPRGRSATQETINQVIVEQALAGKRVARFKGGDNFVFGRGYEEIIACREAGVSVTVIPGLTSPVSVPGLAGVPVTHRGVTHEFTVISGHLPPGHPESLTNWTAVAQLTGTLVLMMAVENAPAIASVLLAGGRDAATPVAVVCDGSMPTERTVLATLGTLGEVLQREAVRPPAIIVVGEVVRVAHPDAF, encoded by the coding sequence GTGGACGAGAACACCCCGGCGCCTGCTGCCACCGACCCGGCCGCTTCCGAGCCGGCCGACCCGGCCGTCGCCGACCTGCTCACGCCCTACCCGGTCGGGCTGCTGCTGCACGGTCGCCGGGTGGTGGTGGTGGGCGGTGGTCACGTCGCTCAGCGGCGGGTGCCGACGCTGATCGCGGCCGGTGCGGACGTCGTGCTCGTCTCGCCCGAGGTCACGCCGGCGATCGAGGGCCTGGGCCCGGAGATCACCTGGGTGCGACGTCGCTTCGCGGAGGGCGACCTGGACAACGCCTGGTACGCGCTCGCCGCCACCGACTCCGCGGAGGTCAACGAGGCGGTGGCTCGCGCGGCGGAGGAGCGCCGGATCTTCTGCGTCCGCTCCGACGACGCCAGCCGGGCCACGGCCTGGACGCCAGCGGTCGGCCGGCACGACGGAGTCACCGTCGCCGTGCTGAGCAACCGCGAGCCCCGCCGCTCGGCCGCCCTGCGGGACGCGGTGGTGGAAGGCATGCGCGAGGGCCGGATCGCCGCCCGCACCGCGGCCCACCACACGCCGGGCGTCACGCTGGTCGGCGGGGGACCCGGCGACCCGGAGCTGATCACGGTGGCGGGCCGCAAGGCCCTCATGGAGGCGGACGTGGTGGTCGCGGACCGCCTGGCGCCGCGCGAGCTGCTCGCCGAGCTGCCGGCCGACGTCGAGCTGATCGACGTGGCGAAGCTGCCGCGCGGCCGCTCGGCCACGCAGGAGACGATCAACCAGGTCATCGTGGAGCAGGCGCTCGCCGGCAAGCGCGTCGCCCGCTTCAAGGGCGGCGACAACTTCGTCTTCGGCCGCGGCTACGAGGAGATCATCGCCTGTCGCGAGGCCGGCGTCTCCGTCACCGTGATCCCCGGACTCACCTCGCCGGTCTCGGTGCCGGGTCTGGCGGGCGTGCCGGTGACGCACCGTGGCGTGACCCACGAGTTCACCGTCATCTCCGGGCACCTGCCGCCCGGGCACCCGGAGTCGCTGACCAACTGGACGGCGGTGGCGCAGCTCACCGGCACCCTGGTGCTGATGATGGCGGTCGAGAACGCTCCGGCCATCGCCTCGGTGCTGCTGGCCGGTGGCCGGGACGCGGCCACGCCGGTGGCAGTGGTCTGCGACGGCTCGATGCCCACCGAGCGGACCGTGCTCGCCACCCTCGGCACCCTCGGCGAGGTGCTGCAGCGCGAGGCCGTCCGACCGCCGGCGATCATCGTGGTCGGCGAGGTCGTGCGGGTCGCCCACCCCGACGCCTTCTGA
- a CDS encoding VC0807 family protein: MASSQPHEHTIEIGHLGGVVGRALLMLAESVLVPTAILYGCMRTIGTPAGLVGVLAWCALTMLVRLAVGRRVPSTMLLVVGILVVRTTIALACSSVWLYLLQPVAASILMSLVFVGSALVGRPVTQRLAQDFVRLPERLLADHRMRRVFVEVALIWGLSRALDAAIGFNSLHWGAGAGVLARGALSSGLTALSIGICVYWGWRRVHAIPGVRFRIGTPLPA, translated from the coding sequence ATGGCCTCTTCCCAGCCGCACGAGCACACGATCGAGATCGGACATCTCGGTGGAGTGGTCGGTCGCGCCCTCCTGATGCTCGCCGAGAGCGTCCTGGTCCCGACGGCCATCCTCTACGGCTGCATGCGGACCATCGGGACGCCGGCGGGGCTCGTCGGCGTGCTGGCATGGTGCGCCCTGACGATGCTGGTCCGGCTCGCCGTCGGCCGCCGGGTGCCGTCCACGATGCTGCTGGTGGTCGGGATCCTCGTCGTGCGGACGACGATCGCGCTGGCCTGCTCGAGCGTGTGGCTCTACCTGCTGCAGCCGGTGGCTGCCTCGATCCTGATGAGCCTGGTGTTCGTCGGCTCAGCGCTGGTCGGGCGCCCCGTCACCCAGCGGCTGGCGCAGGACTTCGTCCGGCTGCCCGAGCGGCTGCTGGCCGACCACCGGATGCGGCGTGTCTTCGTCGAGGTGGCCCTGATCTGGGGCCTGTCCCGAGCGCTCGACGCCGCCATCGGCTTCAACTCGCTGCACTGGGGAGCGGGCGCCGGCGTGCTGGCTCGCGGAGCGTTGTCCAGCGGGCTGACGGCCCTGTCCATCGGCATCTGCGTCTACTGGGGCTGGCGGCGCGTGCACGCCATCCCGGGCGTGCGGTTCCGCATCGGCACGCCCCTGCCGGCCTGA
- a CDS encoding PP2C family protein-serine/threonine phosphatase, with protein MPGPELLAAVRLKQELLVEDVQTDPRLADPEVRFFTGVRLDLGDAAEAGVLWAASARAGTADPAVPRALADLGAMLARELTTSASLELGREIQNELLPLRPPQVSGYTLAAHSLPSLELGGDFYDWWRVGGSLRIVLVDVMGKGVASSLIAAGVRAMMHAALTHHGPEAAIARVAGDLETDFDRTARFATCFIGALDEATGVLRYVDAGHGIAVLLHADGSYEQLAAGDLPLGALPGLTWQEQTATLGPGDVLLVGSDGVLERYDRLSDVLEEVRRLYREGVDLDTLVQTIGGDRSVDDDVTIVAVRRM; from the coding sequence GTGCCCGGTCCCGAGCTGCTGGCGGCCGTCCGGCTCAAGCAGGAGCTGCTGGTCGAGGACGTCCAGACCGACCCCCGGCTCGCCGACCCGGAGGTGCGATTCTTCACCGGCGTGCGGCTGGACCTGGGCGATGCCGCCGAGGCAGGTGTGCTGTGGGCCGCGTCCGCACGGGCGGGGACCGCGGATCCGGCGGTGCCCCGGGCCCTGGCCGACCTCGGTGCCATGCTCGCGCGCGAGCTGACTACCAGCGCCTCGCTGGAGCTCGGTCGGGAGATCCAGAACGAGCTCCTGCCCCTGCGGCCACCGCAGGTGTCCGGGTACACCCTTGCGGCACACTCGCTGCCCTCGCTCGAGCTCGGCGGAGACTTCTACGACTGGTGGCGCGTGGGCGGGAGCCTGCGCATCGTGCTGGTCGACGTGATGGGCAAAGGGGTGGCCAGCTCTCTGATCGCCGCAGGTGTCCGAGCCATGATGCACGCCGCGCTCACCCACCACGGCCCCGAGGCAGCCATCGCGCGGGTCGCCGGTGATCTGGAGACGGACTTCGACCGCACCGCGCGCTTCGCCACCTGCTTCATCGGCGCGCTCGACGAGGCCACCGGCGTCCTCCGCTACGTCGACGCCGGCCACGGCATCGCCGTGTTGTTGCACGCCGACGGCTCCTACGAGCAGCTGGCTGCCGGAGATCTGCCGCTGGGAGCCCTGCCGGGGCTGACGTGGCAGGAGCAGACCGCCACGCTCGGGCCCGGCGACGTGCTGCTCGTGGGCAGCGACGGCGTGCTTGAACGTTACGACCGCCTCTCGGACGTGCTCGAGGAGGTCCGGCGGCTGTATCGCGAGGGCGTCGACCTCGACACCCTGGTCCAGACGATCGGCGGAGATCGCTCCGTCGATGACGACGTCACGATCGTCGCCGTACGCCGGATGTGA
- a CDS encoding YbhB/YbcL family Raf kinase inhibitor-like protein, translated as MSLDRPVTPDPYPLLPAAPGFEVTSADVVEGEPLKDDQVAEFGNTSPQLSWSGAPEGTKSYTVTCFDPDAPTPSGFWHWVLVDLPADVTSLPAGIGAADADLPGNAFMCRNDMGEKAFVGAAPPAGDQVHRYFFVVHAVTEDTLGVDSDATPAVVSFNLAFKTAGRAILHGTYRH; from the coding sequence ATGTCGCTCGACCGTCCCGTGACCCCTGACCCCTACCCGCTGCTGCCGGCCGCCCCGGGCTTCGAGGTGACCAGCGCGGACGTCGTCGAGGGCGAGCCACTCAAGGACGACCAGGTGGCCGAGTTCGGCAACACCTCCCCGCAGCTGTCGTGGAGCGGAGCCCCCGAGGGCACCAAGAGCTATACCGTGACCTGCTTCGACCCGGACGCGCCGACCCCGAGCGGCTTCTGGCACTGGGTGCTGGTGGACCTGCCGGCCGACGTGACAAGTCTCCCGGCCGGCATCGGCGCCGCCGACGCCGACCTGCCCGGCAACGCCTTCATGTGCCGCAACGACATGGGCGAGAAGGCGTTCGTCGGCGCCGCTCCGCCGGCCGGCGACCAGGTCCACCGCTACTTCTTCGTCGTACACGCCGTCACCGAGGACACCCTCGGCGTCGACAGCGACGCGACCCCGGCGGTGGTCAGCTTCAACCTGGCCTTCAAGACGGCCGGGCGGGCGATCCTGCACGGCACCTACCGGCACTGA
- a CDS encoding acyl-CoA dehydrogenase family protein, producing the protein MSLLQILKGGGRHGVPSTESRDPIGLAVAGLNRLAQSDLLDRWGVRRQTERGVFTVTRGGFRAATNAGRTFKRVGSRDKAGVRAPSAAPRGVFDLTPTEDEQMLVDVVGEYAAEVLRPAAHDADEACAAPDDVLKASLEIGVPILGVPEELGGISETRSATAGTLVAEALAKGDLGLAVAVLAPGAVATALGLWGTEEQQQTYLPAFTEPDAEHGVPAASLALNEPRVLFDVLAPATTAVRQGNDFVITGEKSLVARGGDAELFVVAASLEGKPVLFLVESSAAGLSIEGDPAMGVRAAGLTRLVLTDVRVGADAVLGATDGTTYAECVRLARLGWCALAVGTAQAVLDYVTPYVKEREAFGEPIAHRQAVAFAVANMAIELQAMRLVTYKAASQVAQGIDAAREIALARKLCADKAMQIGLDGVQLLGGHGFTKEHPVERWYRDLRAIGIMEGTVLV; encoded by the coding sequence ATGTCCCTCCTCCAGATCCTCAAGGGCGGCGGTCGGCACGGCGTGCCGTCCACCGAGTCCCGAGACCCGATCGGCCTCGCTGTCGCCGGCCTCAACCGGCTCGCCCAGAGTGACCTCCTCGACCGCTGGGGCGTGCGGCGCCAGACCGAGCGAGGGGTGTTCACCGTCACCCGGGGCGGCTTCCGCGCCGCCACCAACGCGGGCCGCACGTTCAAGCGGGTCGGCAGTCGCGACAAGGCGGGCGTCCGCGCCCCGAGCGCAGCTCCGCGGGGAGTCTTCGACCTGACGCCCACCGAGGACGAGCAGATGCTCGTGGACGTCGTCGGCGAGTACGCCGCCGAGGTCCTGCGGCCTGCCGCGCACGACGCCGACGAGGCCTGCGCGGCGCCCGACGACGTGCTCAAGGCCAGCCTCGAGATCGGGGTGCCCATCCTCGGCGTGCCCGAGGAGCTCGGCGGGATCTCCGAGACCCGGTCGGCCACGGCGGGCACGCTCGTGGCCGAGGCGCTGGCCAAGGGGGACCTGGGCCTGGCGGTGGCCGTGCTCGCGCCCGGTGCCGTCGCCACCGCACTCGGCCTGTGGGGGACCGAGGAGCAGCAGCAGACCTACCTGCCCGCCTTCACCGAGCCGGACGCGGAGCACGGCGTTCCGGCCGCGAGCCTGGCGCTCAACGAGCCGAGAGTGCTCTTCGACGTCCTCGCGCCGGCCACCACGGCCGTGCGGCAGGGCAACGACTTCGTCATCACGGGGGAGAAGTCGCTCGTCGCGCGCGGCGGCGATGCGGAGCTGTTCGTGGTCGCGGCGTCGCTGGAGGGCAAGCCGGTCCTGTTCCTGGTCGAATCCTCGGCAGCGGGCCTGAGCATCGAAGGCGACCCGGCGATGGGGGTGCGCGCCGCCGGCCTGACCCGGCTGGTGCTCACCGACGTGCGGGTCGGAGCCGACGCCGTCCTGGGTGCCACGGACGGGACGACGTACGCCGAGTGCGTCCGGCTGGCGCGGCTCGGCTGGTGCGCGCTCGCTGTCGGCACCGCACAGGCCGTGCTGGACTACGTGACTCCGTACGTGAAGGAGCGGGAGGCGTTCGGCGAGCCCATCGCGCACCGGCAGGCCGTCGCCTTCGCCGTCGCGAACATGGCCATCGAGCTCCAGGCGATGCGACTGGTGACCTACAAGGCCGCCTCGCAGGTGGCTCAGGGGATCGACGCCGCCCGCGAGATCGCGCTCGCCCGCAAGCTGTGCGCCGACAAGGCGATGCAGATCGGCCTGGACGGCGTGCAGCTGCTCGGTGGCCACGGGTTCACCAAGGAACACCCCGTCGAGCGGTGGTACCGCGATCTGCGGGCCATCGGGATCATGGAAGGCACGGTGCTCGTCTGA
- a CDS encoding nucleosidase, with product MKTLVVSATKAEAAHVPAHLPVLVTGVGKVAAASAVASELARAEADGSAYDLVVNIGSAGALHDHLEGLHEIGSVLNHDLSADVLRGFGYDPQEWLEVGPAEGLRLATGDVFVSDPVVRGVLAERADLVDMEGYAVAWACRQAGVPVRLVKHISDKADEGAMDWLTLVDLSARALGDWLRISLPRR from the coding sequence ATGAAGACGCTCGTGGTCTCGGCCACCAAGGCCGAGGCGGCCCACGTCCCTGCGCACCTGCCGGTGCTGGTGACAGGGGTCGGGAAGGTGGCGGCGGCCTCGGCCGTCGCCTCGGAGCTGGCGCGGGCCGAGGCCGACGGTTCGGCGTACGACCTCGTGGTCAACATCGGCTCCGCCGGCGCCTTGCACGACCATCTCGAGGGTCTGCACGAGATCGGATCCGTGCTCAACCACGATCTGTCGGCCGACGTCCTGCGAGGCTTCGGCTACGACCCGCAGGAGTGGCTCGAGGTCGGGCCTGCGGAGGGGCTCCGCCTGGCGACCGGCGACGTGTTCGTGAGCGACCCGGTGGTCCGCGGCGTCCTGGCCGAGCGAGCCGACCTGGTCGACATGGAGGGCTACGCGGTCGCGTGGGCCTGTCGGCAGGCAGGTGTGCCCGTGCGCCTCGTCAAGCACATCTCGGACAAGGCCGACGAGGGGGCCATGGACTGGCTCACCCTCGTCGACCTGAGTGCCCGAGCGCTGGGGGACTGGCTGAGGATCAGCCTTCCTCGTCGGTGA
- a CDS encoding glycosyltransferase family 2 protein yields MTDLPRRVTYVLPVFNEADIVAVFHDALVTATDERPDLAFEFVYVDDGSQDGSLDRLLSLREKDERVTVLSLARNFGHQLAVTAGIDAAHAAEADAVIVMDTDLQDPPAVSLELLQRWEAGADVVYAQRRSRQDTRFKRGTAAGFYWLLDRLAETPIPRNVGDFRLMDRRVVGEVAKYREHNRFLRGIVAQVGFRQEAVLFDRDERLAGQSKYPLSKMLRLAGDGIMGFSTQPLRLISHLGLLISGLSLVGIVYVLGVRLLDADDSVPGWAFLAVAMFFLGGVQLIVLGVIGSYVGRTYVEVLDRPLYSVALAARGTAGTSQPTSGHDLSRGAPLSPRDPHQEDL; encoded by the coding sequence ATGACCGATCTCCCCCGTCGCGTCACCTACGTGCTGCCCGTCTTCAACGAGGCGGACATCGTCGCCGTGTTCCACGACGCCCTCGTGACAGCGACCGACGAGCGGCCCGACCTGGCCTTCGAGTTCGTCTACGTCGACGACGGATCCCAGGACGGGTCGCTCGATCGGCTGCTGAGCCTGCGCGAGAAGGACGAGCGGGTGACGGTGCTCAGCCTTGCCCGCAACTTCGGCCACCAGCTCGCCGTGACCGCCGGCATCGACGCCGCGCACGCCGCCGAGGCCGATGCGGTGATCGTGATGGACACCGACCTCCAGGATCCGCCGGCGGTCAGCCTCGAGCTGCTGCAGCGCTGGGAGGCGGGCGCGGACGTCGTCTACGCCCAGCGTCGCTCCCGGCAGGACACCCGCTTCAAGCGCGGTACGGCGGCCGGGTTCTACTGGCTGCTCGACCGACTCGCCGAGACTCCCATCCCGCGCAACGTCGGCGACTTCCGCCTGATGGACCGCCGCGTGGTCGGCGAGGTGGCCAAGTACCGCGAGCACAACCGCTTCCTGCGCGGGATCGTCGCCCAGGTCGGGTTCCGCCAGGAGGCGGTGCTCTTCGATCGCGACGAGCGACTCGCCGGGCAGTCCAAGTACCCGTTGAGCAAGATGCTCCGCCTGGCCGGCGACGGGATCATGGGCTTCTCCACCCAGCCCCTGCGGCTGATCTCCCACCTCGGCCTGCTGATCTCCGGCCTCTCGCTGGTCGGCATCGTCTACGTCCTCGGCGTGCGGCTGCTCGACGCCGACGACTCGGTGCCCGGGTGGGCGTTCCTGGCCGTCGCGATGTTCTTCCTCGGAGGCGTGCAGCTCATCGTGCTGGGCGTGATCGGGAGCTACGTGGGCCGGACCTACGTCGAGGTGCTCGACCGGCCGCTGTACTCGGTGGCCCTGGCCGCCCGCGGGACCGCTGGAACATCGCAGCCGACCTCCGGGCATGACCTGAGCCGCGGTGCGCCGTTGTCACCACGCGACCCCCACCAGGAGGACCTCTAG
- a CDS encoding TrmH family RNA methyltransferase, producing the protein MAQLIEITAADDPRLADYRDLRDVELRKSIEAEEGLFLAEGEKVVRRAAAAGFEARSFLMAPRWLDGLNEVLSASPAPCYVVSEKLAEEVTGFHVHRGALASMRRRPLPTVASVLAGARSVLVLEDIVDHTNVGAIFRCGAALGFDAVLLAPRCADPLYRRSIKVAMGTVFSVPWTRLDDWYDALPMLGAAGFTTIALTLAADSVAIEEAVTGVDRVALVLGSEGHGLSERWERTADRRAIIPMHAGVDSLNVAAATAVACYVTARR; encoded by the coding sequence ATGGCACAGCTGATCGAGATCACCGCTGCCGACGACCCCCGGCTCGCCGACTACCGCGACCTGCGCGACGTCGAGCTGCGCAAGTCGATCGAGGCCGAGGAGGGCCTGTTCCTGGCCGAGGGCGAGAAGGTCGTACGCCGGGCGGCGGCCGCCGGCTTCGAGGCTCGCTCGTTCCTGATGGCGCCGCGCTGGCTGGACGGTCTGAACGAGGTGCTCTCCGCCTCTCCCGCTCCCTGCTACGTGGTCTCGGAGAAGCTGGCCGAGGAGGTCACCGGCTTCCACGTCCACCGCGGCGCGCTCGCCTCGATGCGGCGTCGTCCGCTGCCCACCGTGGCGTCGGTGCTGGCCGGCGCACGCTCGGTGCTCGTGCTCGAGGACATCGTCGACCACACCAATGTCGGGGCGATCTTCCGCTGCGGCGCTGCGCTCGGGTTCGACGCCGTGCTGCTCGCGCCGAGGTGCGCGGACCCGCTCTACCGACGCTCGATCAAGGTGGCGATGGGCACCGTCTTCTCCGTTCCGTGGACCCGGCTGGACGACTGGTACGACGCGCTGCCGATGCTCGGCGCGGCCGGCTTCACCACCATCGCCCTGACCCTGGCCGCGGACTCGGTGGCGATCGAGGAGGCGGTGACCGGCGTCGACAGGGTCGCGCTCGTCCTCGGCTCGGAGGGTCATGGCCTCTCCGAGCGCTGGGAGCGCACGGCCGACCGCCGCGCGATCATCCCGATGCACGCCGGTGTCGACTCCCTCAACGTCGCGGCCGCCACCGCTGTGGCCTGCTACGTGACCGCTCGCCGGTGA
- a CDS encoding LysR family substrate-binding domain-containing protein encodes MTFTIAFVTGATPDKWARVWRERSPERLELVPTPEAQQLDGVRSGATSLALVRLPIDRDGLHCIPLYEEEQVVVVGREHYLSLAETVTLAELVEEQLILPHRSGWRPTADQLDWPDMSEKDAVEVAASGGGIVVLPASVARLFHRKDVVARPVSDLEPTTVGLAWRVDDEDPRVQTFIGIVRGRTARSSRS; translated from the coding sequence GTGACCTTCACCATCGCCTTCGTCACCGGCGCGACGCCGGACAAGTGGGCCCGCGTGTGGCGCGAGCGGTCCCCGGAGCGTCTCGAGCTGGTCCCGACACCCGAGGCGCAGCAACTCGACGGTGTCCGGTCCGGCGCGACCTCGCTGGCGCTGGTGCGACTTCCGATCGATCGCGACGGGCTGCACTGCATCCCGCTCTACGAGGAGGAGCAGGTGGTAGTGGTCGGCCGGGAGCATTACCTCTCCCTCGCCGAGACCGTGACCCTGGCCGAGCTCGTCGAGGAGCAGCTGATCCTGCCGCACCGCTCCGGCTGGCGGCCCACGGCCGACCAGCTGGACTGGCCCGACATGTCGGAGAAGGACGCCGTCGAGGTCGCTGCCTCCGGAGGCGGGATCGTGGTCCTCCCCGCCTCCGTCGCCCGGCTCTTCCACCGCAAGGACGTGGTGGCGCGGCCGGTCAGCGACCTGGAGCCGACCACGGTCGGGCTCGCCTGGCGGGTCGACGACGAGGATCCTCGCGTGCAGACCTTCATCGGCATCGTGCGCGGTCGCACCGCGCGCAGCTCGCGTTCGTAG